AACTCACCCCGAACGCGATCCGCATCATTATAGGGTTCGAGATGCTGTGCCGACATCAGGAGGTGGCTCCCTCTGTCGACCTCTTCCGCCGATGTTATACCCTTAAGGCGCACGGGACAGACAAGGGATGGTTTTTTGTCAGTAACCGGAACAATGCCATTCCGAAGTTGGTGGTCGGTTCTCCCAGCTcgatcaagaattggaaacgcGACTTCTTCTTTGTGTCCGAAGTGGACTTCCCTAGAGGTTTCTGGTGGAGGCCAATCAAAGCGAAGGCCGATCCTTCCGCTGGGGATGCCAAGGAGGAGGACTTCCAGAAGCTGATGAGGTCGGGACTTCGGATATACAGTCTGGACTACCCCGAAGCCGTGCTGGTTGACGGGGGAATCAGCCGAGCTTTGCTCAGTCCCGACAGAGCTCCCTTCACTTCCACCAAACTTAAGATTCcttgtaattttctttcataACTTTGCTTTCACTTCGGCTAAGACATATGATAATATTTGTTTTTTGTGCAGTGACTAAACTGTCCGACATCGTCGTATCGGGCTCGTCCGAAGTGGCCAAAAGGCAGAAGAGGAAGAGCTCTGATGAGACGTCGGCACCTCCGCCGAAGAAGAAATCGCAAGGGCAGGCTGCCAAGACCTCGGCGGCCAAGAGCACTCCCACCCCGGTTGGTCAAAGCAGCTCGGCCACCGCTGCTACGGGGTCCACCTCGTCCGTGCCAGAGGGAGTGCCTCTTGGAGTCACCACGGCACTCCCACCTCATGGCCGAGGCAAGCAGCTGAAACCCCCGGTCAATGCAGTGTCGGGGACCTCGCTATGGAATCGTTTCCATAGTCCCCCGGTGTTTTCTGGGGATGAAAAGACGCACCCCGCCGGGCACTGGTGTCCGAACTGGAAACTTTCGTCAACGACAGGTGCAGCCATCCTCGGGTTGCCCAAGAGTTGGTGATGCACTCCCCCCTACCAAGGGACTTGGAATTTATGAAGAAGTTGACCCCGGCTGAGATGGTTCAAAGCCTCATGGTGAGCACGGCTTCCACCTCGGCCTTTGTGGCCGAGATGGCACACCGCTACTGTGCTCTGGTCGAGGAACAGGACACCGGCAAGCTGCAAAATCAAATCTCCAAGTTGGAGAAAAAACTGTTGGTGTCCGAGTCCGAGAAGGCCGAGCTCGAAAGACGGCTTAAGGAGGCCGAGGTGAGAGATGAGGAGGCCGCGGCTACTATGAACAGTCTCAGATCGGCCCTCGAAGAGGAGCAGAAGAGGGGGGACGAGGTGAAGAAATCCCACGAGCAAGCTCTCGAGGGTGCCGGAGCCTCGGCCGTAGACGCTTTTCGGAAGTCCGAGGCCTTCATCAAGGACCTCGGCCAACTACTTACGCCTAACTTCATGTTTGGCTTCACATCGGCCGTTGACGAGGCTGCGGCTCACCTCCCCTCCGAAGTCTTGGAGTCTCTGAAAAACCATACCAGCTATAACGAGGACTCCAAGGAGCTATGCGATCGGATGGCCGAAGGCATCCAGGCGGGAAGGAACTTGGCCGAAGTCCAGGTCGAGTTCAACAAGTGGTTGTCCGAACTCGACGAAGTGTTCGAGGAGGTGGAAGTGGAAGAAGCTGGAGGAGAGGACGCTGAGGGAGACGAAGCCGGAGGGGACGACGTCGAAGGAGACGTCGGCAAAGAGCATGGAGATGAACTTCACTCCGGCGGAAAGGAGGCCGAAGAAAAGGATCCCCGGGAGGGAGCCAAGACCGGGGATGCAGCCGATACGGGGGTTTAGGCTCGTAGGCTCTAagggggtggccgaggtgaaGTGTTGAGCAGCACTCAGACCTCGGCTTTGTATTTTTTGTAACACCTCTGTTGAATGAAAGTCTGTTTCTTCTCATCTCAGctctttaatttcttgctttgctttgaCTTCATCCCTTGCTTGTCCCCCTTATTTTTTGATAGCGTAATACCGATGTTGAAGAATAACACAATTTCCGAAGTCATAACTTGATTAAAAATTCAAACATAATACAATCTGAGGTTCTCGGCGTGCCAAGACCTCGGCACTAATGAGCCATCTCGGTAGCTTAACTTACAATATCCCTTAAGATTAGACTCGACAACCCGGTAGGGGCCTTCCCATTTCGGACACAGTTTGCCTTGGGGCTCAGCTCGGCTGATCGAGTTTTTTCTCAGAACCAAGTCTCCAGGTTGGAATCTACGATGTTTTACGCGGGCATTGTAGTAGTGTGCCAGTGTGTTCTTGTAAGAAGCTATCCGGGCTGAGGCGAGGTTCCTTCGTTCTTCGACGAGGTCGAGGTCCAGCTGCCTCTCTTCGTCGTTCACCTCGGCGGCATAGGCTGCCAGCCGAGGGCTGGGGGTAAGGATCTCAGCCGGGATGACCGCCTCGGCGCCGTAGGTCAGGGAGAATGGGGTCTCTTGCGTCGCTGACCTCGGCGTGGTTCGATACGACCACAGGACACTGGGGAGTTCCTCCACCCAAGATGACCCAGCTTGGTGTAGTCGGGTCTTGAGACCATGCAGGAGAGTTCGGTTGAAGTTCTCTGCTTGACCATTGGCCTGAGGGTGGCCTACCGAAGTGAAGTGTTGTTTGATGCCGAGGTTCTCGCACCAAGTCTTGAATGGGTTCTCGGCAAACTGTCTCCCATTGTCCGAAATGATGATCTGAGGTATGCCGAAGCGGCAGATAATGCActtccaaaagaatttttgaatggcCAGCCCTGAGATGGTCCGAAGTGGCTCGGCCTCGacccacttggtgaagtaaTCCACAGCGGTTACTAAGAAAGTATAACCCCCGACGGCTTTGGGGAAGGGACCTATGATGTCTGTCCCCCATTGCTCAAACGGCCAGGGTGAAGTGATGGGGACCATGAAATTTGAAGGCTGGTGGTGCTCGGGTGCGTGGACTTGGCAGGAAGGGCAGCCGAGAACGAGGTCCTGAGAGTCTTGCCGAAGTGAGGGCCAAAAATATCCCAGGAGCATAGCCTTCTTAGCCAGCATCCTGTGGCCGATGTGAGCCCCACATAGGCCCTCGTGGATCTCGTGGAGGACCTCGCGTCCTGCCTCGGGGGTGACACACCTCAACCATGGGCCGAGGTAGGAGCGCTTATATAGTTCTCCCTCGCGGAGCGCATACCGAGGGGCTTTGCGTTGTATCTTCCTTGCTTCAGCTCGGTCTTCGGGAAGGACTCCTTGACCTAAGAAAAGGATGAACGGGGTCATCCAAGTTTCTTCAGAGTGCACGGGGCAGGCCACCTCTTCCACGTACCCTGGTTCACTCAGGACCTCCACCAAGACGGTTTTGTTGAGGTCAGAGAATGAAGTGGAAGCCAGCCGGGATAAGGCGTCGGCTCGCTTATTCTGGGACCGAGGGATCCTTTGGATTTCGAATGACTTGAAGTACGAGGTgagttggtgaactttggagAGGTACCGTTGCATGGTCTCATCCTTGGCCTCGTACTCACCAATAACTTGGCGTACCACGAGCTGGGAGTCACTGCGGACATGGATTTGCTGGGCGCCGAGCTTGCGGGCTAGCTGGAGTCCAGCGATTAGAGCCTCGTACTCGGCTTCATTGTTGGTGGCCGGGAAGTCAAAGCGGAGGGCGTAAGAGCAAACCTCCCCCTGAGGTCCTTCCAGGAGCAGTCCGGCTCCGCAGCCGTCTCCATTAGAGGATCCATCGACATACAATGTCCACAGGGATGAGGTGGACACCTCGGGTAAGGCTGAAGTGGACTCCGGACCTTCCGTGAAGGTGAGCTCAGCAAGGAAGTCAGCTAAAGCTTGAGCTTTTATGGCGGTGCGTGGCTCGTAGGACAAGTCATATTCTCCCAATTCGACAGCCCACTTGGTGAGGCGACCAGAAGCTTCGGGTCGCACCAATATTTGCCGAATGGGCTGGTCGGTCCTGACCGAGATGGGATGGGCTAAGAAGTAGGGTTTCAACCGCCGAGCTGCGTGGACGAGCCCCAGCACAAGTTTTTCCACTTGCGTGTATCGGGTCTCCGGCCCGCGGAGGGCTCGGCTGACGTAGTAGACCGGCACTTGGGTGCCCTCATCTCGGATGAGCACAGCGCTGACAGCCTCGTCGGCTGCggagaggtagaggtagagctTCTCCTCGGGCCGAGGTGAAGCGAGAGTTGGTAGGTGATGCAAGTACTGCTTCAGCTGGTCGAAAGCAGCCTGACACTCCTCAGTCCAGGCGAACTGGTCAGCATTTTTCAGCACCTTAAAGAAAGGCAGAGCTTTCTCGGCTGATTGGGACAGGAAGCGATTCAGCGCGGCCAGGCGTCCATTCAGCCGTTGGACTTCTCGGATGTTCCGAGGTGGGGACATGTCCTGAATGGCCTTCACCTTGTCGGGGTTGGCCTCGATTCCCCGGTGGGAAACCAGATACCCCAAGAATTTTCCCGAGGTGACGCCGAAGACGCACTTCTTGGGATTCATCTTCATCCTCGAGTCTCGCAGGACACCAAAGACTTCCCTCACGTCTGACAGAAAGGATGAAGTGGCGAGGCTTTTAACGAGGATGTCATCCACATAGGCCTCCACATTGCGGCCGATCTGATTCTGGAAGAGTCGGTTGATCAGCCTTTGGTAGGTCGCCCCGGCGTTCTTTAGCCCGAAGGGCATGGTAGTGTAACAATAAGTACCTCGGTCGGTGTAGAACGCCGTTTTCTCTTGGTCCTCCTCACTCATTCCTATTTGATGATACCCTTTGAAGGCATCTAGGAAGCAGAGGATTTCATACCCCATCGCCGCGTCGACGAGGGCGTCTATCCTTGGCAGAGgatagcaatctttggggcaggcCTTGTTGAGGTCGGTGAAGTCAACACACATTCTCCATCCCCCGGTGTCCTTTTTTACCATGACTGGATTGGATAGCCAGGTGGGATATTGGACCTCGTGGATCATCTTGGCCGGCAAGAGCTTGTCGACCTCATCCGATATGGCTTGGCTACGTTCGGGGCCGAAGTGCCTTCGTTTCTGTCGCACAGGTCGGGCCTGCGGGTCAACGTTGAGTTGGTGAGTCATGAGCTCGGGTGGCACTCCGACCACTTCATCCGCGGACCACGCGAAGACGTCTCGATGGTCTTTGATCAGGGagatcatttcttctttcagggGTGGGGGGAGTCCCGCCCCTACCTGGACCACTTGGTCAGGTTTCGCTTCATCCATGACCACCAGTTCCACCTCATCCCCGGGCTCCAGCCTGTTGGGCTCTTCTGCCTTCTGAGGGTCGATGCAGTCTATGGAGAGGACCGCTGGCCTCTTTTCTTCTGACCTCGGTGAGGGCCGGGGGGTGACTGCTGCTTGAATGGTGGCGAGGTAGCACTCCCGGGCGGCGCCCACATCGCTGCTCACCTCAGCCACCCCCGCAGATGTTGGGAATTTAAAGCTCAGGTGGTAGGTGGAGTATACGGCTCTCAAGGCATTGAGCGTGGGCCGGCCTATCAGCATATTGTAGGGCGAGTCTGCTTTGACCACCGCAAAACTGACAGGCACAGTTCGGCAGCGTGGATGACGCCCGATTGTTACCATCAGGGTCAACATGCCCTCCGGGTGGACGACGTGTCCCCCGAATCCCACGAGGGGAGTTCTGACAGGAGTGAGTTGCTCCCtggtcagtttcaaactttcgAAAGTTCGGTAGTACAGGACGTCTACCGAGCTTCCGGGGTCTACGTAGACCTTTTTGACTACGTAGTTGTTGGTGAggacttcaatcacaagagctTCATGATTGCTGGAGGCCGCAGGAACGGGGTCAGCGGGGCCGTAGGTGATGACCTCGGACAGCCGAGAGCTCGGCTCGGCCACCTCCATCTCGGCCTGGCGGTAGGTCCGCTTCCGGGAGTTCTGGCTGTCTCCTCCCGTTGGTCCTCCCGCGATGGTGTTGATCACCCCGGCGATGTTGGGGCCGTAGCCCGGTGAGCCATCGCGTGGGGGCTGCTTGTCCTCCCTACGGTCTTCGGGACCTCGGCAATGCATGTTCGTGTCCCGTCGGTCGTCTCGGCGGGGGCCCCGGTTCTCCCGGTGGGAGACGCTTCGGTTGAAGCCTCCATCCTTGCGGACGAATTGCTTCAGGTATCCTTGCCGGATCAAATTTTCGATTTCCCGCTTCAGGTCATTGCAGTCCTCAGTCTCGTGTCCTACATTACGGTGGTAGGCACAGTAGAGGTTCGAGTTCCTCTTATCTCTCCTCCCCGGAATTTCGGGAGGGTTGCGGCCGAGGTGATTCTGCCTCATCACAGCCAGGACGTGGGTCCGGCTCGAATTGAGGGGCGTCAGCTCGGCGTCCGAGGTGGACAATCTGCCTTTCACGATCCGGTCGAAGACACTTCGGCGGTCTCGGGGTTGGTTTGAAGTGCCACTTGGGCCTGGTTCACCTCGGCCAGTGTCTTTCCTCCTCCGGGGATCTTGCCCCGTACGAGATGCTTGGGCTTCTCGCTTCATGCGATTTACATCTTCGCTTCGGATTCCCTGGTCCACTCTTTCCCAGAGCTCCCGGAGTGTACGGGGGTACTGCCGATGGATTTCGGTGTTAAAGATCCCTGCTACTAACCCGTTGGTGAAGGCAGCAATAGTTACTTGCTCGTTCTGGTCAGGTATCTGTACATTCTCCTCGTTGAACCTTTGGGCGTACGAGCGAAGTGACTCGCCCTGACCCTGTTGCAGGTTCAAGAGGTAAGCTGAAGTCTTTGTTATTGGTCGAGACGACACAAAGCGGTGGATGAACCGGTCTATCAGCTCATCCAGGGAGGAAATGCTCCCCGGCTCCAAACTCCAGAACCACTTTCGGGCAGTCCCGTGTAGGAAGATGGGAAAAGCCCGACAGATCACGGCGTCGGGGACGCAGTAGAGTCGGAATGCGGAGATGAAGGCGCGGAGGTGATCCTCGGGGTCACCTCGGCCGTCATAGGTgtgcaaatttggaagcttAAAGTTTGGGGGCACCATCTCCCCATTGATGTCATCCGTGAAGGGCGGAGCCCTCATGTAGTCAGAAGCTAGGCCCCCGGGGCGCCGAGGTGGGTCCTCGGCTCGTTTTCCCAGTAGTCCCCGAGAAAACGCTCGGGAGATGGAGGCAATCTTGGAGGTTGCCTTGGATGAGGCTCGCCTGGAGGTGCTCCGAGATAGACGCCCATCTTCGGAGTCCTCGCCTGAGGGCACTTCAGGGGACTTCGTCGGTCTCCTCTTGGAAGACtcggctttttcttttccctgccTCTTGAGGTACCTTCCTAGTTCCTCAAAGATGTTGGGGTTGTCCGTGACAAACTCGGCCATCTTGGCGATGGCCTCCTCATTGTTGGGCTGGGTCCTTTGGGACCCATGTTCCTCAGAGATACGATCTTGCTGGGCTCCGGATGTCTGCCCAGCCCCTGTTGAGGGAACTCTTCCGCTTCTGGAACGCGTGGATCTCATTTTAGCAGTAAtctcgttcccacagacggcgccaattgaagaggcGATTTTTGGTTGGTAGCTGAACCGACCTGAATCAGTCCTCTCTGAGATGAGGTGAGGTGAACTCCTGGATCCGAAGTCAACCTCcttgtccgaagtgaatggcggggcttctcccctgggatcactccgacgagcaagttagtatgagaacgagaaatATGCTAGAGTATGAGCAAATGAACAGTGTATGCTTACTTGTTGgagtgtgtggggtatttatagagcgagagtggagggcaggacggaggtcttatgtcggtgggacccatgccctgccattacggctctgttccCTGTCAGGGggcctgactctgacactgtagccgcctggacAGGGTGACGAGGAGTCCTTTGCAGTAGTCATTAAGTgcgacagtgcttttcagataaagcactgatcCCGGATGATGTCAGGTGACTTGCCTCATCCGCGAGCAGCTGAGGTGGaggtgccgaggtcacctacACGGTAGACTAGGGATCCGGCCGAGCTTAAGGGATATGCCCGAGGCACGGGTGAGCTCTGATGTCGGACGAGGTGAGGTCACCTCGGACATGcggggtggccgaggtgagcatcctcaNNNNNNNNNNNNNNNNNNNNNNNNNNNNNNNNNNNNNNNNNNNNNNNNNNNNNNNNNNNNNNNNNNNNNNNNNNNNNNNNNNNNNNNNNNNNNNNNNNNNNNNNNNNNNNNNNNNNNNNNNNNNNNNNNNNNNNNNNNNNNNNNNNNNNNNNNNNNNNNNNNNNNNNNNNNNNNNNNNNNNNNNNNNNNNNNNNNNNNNNNNNNNNNNNNNNNNNNNNNNNNNNNNNNNNNNNNNNNNNNNNNNNNNNNNNNNNNNNNNNNNNNNNNNNNNNNNNNNNNNNNNNNNNNNNNNNNNNNNNNNNNNNNNNNNNNNNNNNNNNNNNNNNNNNNNNNNNNNNNNNNNNNNNNNNNNNNNNNNNNNNNNNNNNNNNNNNNNNNNNNNNNNNNNNNNNNNNNNNNNNNNNNNNNNNNNNNNNNNNNNNNNNNNNNNNNNNNNNNNNNNNNNNNNNNNNNNNNNNNNNNNNNNNNNNNNNNNNNNNNNNNNNNNNNNNNNNNNNNNNNNNNNNNNNNNNNNNNNNNNNNNNNNNNNNNNNNNNNNNNNNNNNNNNNNNNNNNNNNNNNNNNNNNNNNNNNNNNNNNNNNNNNNNNNNNNNNNNNNNNNNNNNNNNNNNNNNNNNNNNNNNNNNNNNNNNNNNNNNNNNNNNNNNNNNNNNNNNNNNNNNNNNNNNNNNNNNNNNNNNNNNNNNNNNNNNNNNNNNNNNNNNNNNNNNNNNNNNNNNNNNNNNNNNNNNNNNNNNNNNNNNNNNNNNNNNNNNNNNNNNNNNNNNNNNNNNNNNNNNNNNNNNNNNNNNNNNNNNNNNNNNNNNNNNNNNNNNNNNNNNNNNNNNNNNNNNNNNNNNNNNNNNNNNNNNNNNNNNNNNNNNNNNNNNNNNNNNNNNNNNNNNNNNNNNNNNNNNNNNNNNNNNNNNNNNNNNNNNNNNNNNNNNNNNNNNNNNNNNNNNNNNNNNNNNNNNNNNNNNNNNNNNNNNNNNNNNNNNNNNNNNNNNNNNNNNNNNNNNNNNNNNNNNNNNNNNNNNNNNNNNNNNNNNNNNNNNNNNNNNNNNNNNNNNNNNNNNNNNNNNNNNNNNNNNNNNNNNNNNNNNNNNNNNNNNNNNNNNNNNNNNNNNNNNNNNNNNNNNNNNNNNNNNNNNNNNNNNNNNNNNNNNNNNNNNNNNNNNNNNNNNNNNNNNNNNNNNNNNNNNNNNNNNNNNNNNNNNNNNNNNNNNNNNNNNNNNNNNNNNNNNNNNNNNNNNNNNNNNNNNNNNNNNNNNNNNNNNNNNNNNNNNNNNNNNNNNNNNNNNNNNNNNNNNNNNNNNNNNNNNNNNNNNNNNNNNNNNNNNNNNNNNNNNNNNNNNNNNNNNNNNNNNNNNNNNNNNNNNNNNNNNNNNNNNNNNNNNNNNNNNNNNNNNNNNNNNNNNNNNNNNNNNNNNNNNNNNNNNNNNNNNNNNNNNNNNNNNNNNNNNNNNNNNNNNNNNNNNNNNNNNNNNNNNNNNNNNNNNNNNNNNNNNNNNNNNNNNNNNNNNNNNNNNNNNNNNNNNNNNNNNNNNNNNNNNNNNNNNNNNNNNNNNNNNNNNNNNNNNNNNNNNNNNNNNNNNNNNNNNNNNNNNNNNNNNNNNNNNNNNNNNNNNNNNNNNNNNNNNNNNNNNNNNNNNNNNNNNNNNNNNNNNNNNNNNNNNNNNNNNNNNNNNNNNNNNNNNNNNNNNNNNNNNNNNNNNNNNNNNNNNNNNNNNNNNNNNNNNNNNNNNNNNNNNNNNNNNNNNNNNNNNNNNNNNNNNNNNNNNNNNNNNNNNNNNNNNNNNNNNNNNNNNNNNNNNNNNNNNNNNNNNNNNNNNNNNNNNNNNNNNNNNNNNNNNNNNNNNNNNNNNNNNNNNNNNNNNNNNNNNNNNNNNNNNNNNNNNNNNNNNNNNNNNNNNNNNNNNNNNNNNNNNNNNNNNNNNNNNNNNNNNNNNNNNNNNNNNNNNNNNNNNNNNNNNNNNNNNNNNNNNNNNNNNNNNNNNNNNNNNNNNNNNNNNNNNNNNNNNNNNNNNNNNNNNNNNNNNNNNNNNNNNNNNNNNNNNNNNNNNNNNNNNNNNNNNNNNNNNNNNNNNNNNNNNNNNNNNNNNNNNNNNNNNNNNNNNNNNNNNNNNNNNNNNNNNNNNNNNNNNNNNNNNNNNNNNNNNNNNNNNNNNNNNNNNNNNNNNNNNNNNNNNNNNNNNNNNNNNNNNNNNNNNNNNNNNNNNNNNNNNNNNNNNNNNNNNNNNNNNNNNNNNNNNNNNNNNNNNNNNNNNNNNNNNNNNNNNNNNNNNNNNNNNNNNNNNNNNNNNNNNNNNNNNNNNNNNNNNNNNNNNNNNNNNNNNNNNNNNNNNNNNNNNNNNNNNNNNNNNNNNNNNNNNNNNNNNNNNNNNNNNNNNNNNNNNNNNNNNNNNNNNNNNNNNNNNNNNNNNNNNNNNNNNNNNNNNNNNNNNNNNNNNNNNNNNNNNNNNNNNNNNNNNNNNNNNNNNNNNNNNNNNNNNNNNNNNNNNNNNNNNNNNNNNNNNNNNNNNNNNNNNNNNNNNNNNNNNNNNNNNNNNNNNNNNNNNNNNNNNNNNNNNNNNNNNNNNNNNNNNNNNNNNNNNNNNNNNNNNNNNNNNNNNNNNNNNNNNNNNNNNNNNNNNNNNNNNNNNNNNNNNNNNNNNNNNNNNNNNNNNNNNNNNNNNNNNNNNNNNNNNNNNNNNNNNNNNNNNNNNNNNNNNNNNNNNNNNNNNNNNNNNNNNNNNNNNNNNNNNNNNNNNNNNNNNNNNNNNNNNNNNNNNNNNNNNNNNNNNNNNNNNNNNNNNNNNNNNNNNNNNNNNNNNNNNNNNNNNNNNNNNNNNNNNNNNNNNNNNNNNNNNNNNNNNNNNNNNNNNNNNNNNNNNNNNNNNNNNNNNNNNNNNNNNNNNNNNNNNNNNNNNNNNNNNNNNNNNNNNNNNNNNNNNNNNNNNNNNNNNNNNNNNNNNNNNNNNNNNNNNNNNNNNNNNNNNNNNNNNNNNNNNNNNNNNNNNNNNNNNNNNNNNNNNNNNNNNNNNNNNNNNNNNNNNNNNNNNNNNNNNNNNNNNNNNNNNNNNNNNNNNNNNNNNNNNNNNNNNNNNNNNNNNNNNNNNNNNNNNNNNNNNNNNNNNNNNNNNNNNNNNNNNNNNNNNNNNNNNNNNNNNNNNNNNNNNNNNNNNNNNNNNNNNNNNNNNNNNNNNNNNNNNNNNNNNNNNNNNNNNNNNNNNNNNNNNNNNNNNNNNNNNNNNNNNNNNNNNNNNNNNNNNNNNNNNNNNNNNNNNNNNNNNNNNNNNNNNNNNNNNNNNNNNNNNNNNNNNNNNNNNNNNNNNNNNNNNNNNNNNNNNNNNNNNNNNNNNNNNNNNNNNNNNNNNNNNNNNNNNNNNNNNNNNNNNNNNNNNNNNNNNNNNNNNNNNNNNNNNNNNNNNNNNNNNNNNNNNNNNNNNNNNNNNNNNNNNNNNNNNNNNNNNNNNNNNNNNNNNNNNNNNNNNNNNNNNNNNNNNNNNNNNNNNNNNNNNNNNNNNNNNNNNNNNNNNNNNNNNNNNNNNNNNNNNNNNNNNNNNNNNNNNNNNNNNNNNNNNNNNNNNNNNNNNNNNNNNNNNNNNNNNNNNNNNNNNNNNNNNNNNNNNNNNNNNNNNNNNNNNNNNNNNNNNNNNNNNNNNNNNNNNNNNNNNNNNNNNNNNNNNNNNNNNNNNNNNNNNNNNNNNNNNNNNNNNNNNNNNNNNNNNNNNNNNNNNNNNNNNNNNNNNNNNNNNNNNNNNNNNNNNNNNNNNNNNNNNNNNNNNNNNNNNNNNNNNNNNNNNNNNNNNNNNNNNNNNNNNNNNNNNNNNNNNNNNNNNNNNNNNNNNNNNNNNNNNNNNNNNNNNNNNNNNNNNNNNNNNNNNNNNNNNNNNNNNNNNNNNNNNNNNNNNNNNNNNNNNNNNNNNNNNNNNNNNNNNNNNNNNNNNNNNNNNNNNNNNNNNNNNNNNNNNNNNNNNNNNNNNNNNNNNNNNNNNNNNNNNNNNNNNNNNNNNNNNNNNNNNNNNNNNNNNNNNNNNNNNNNNNNNNNNNNNNNNNNNNNNNNNNNNNNNNNNNNNNNNNNNNNNNNNNNNNNNNNNNNNNNNNNNNNNNNNNNNNNNNNNNNNNNNNNNNNNNNNNNNNNNNNNNNNNNNNNNNNNNNNNNNNNNNNNNNNNNNNNNNNNNNNNNNNNNNNNNNNNNNNNNNNNNNNNNNNNNNNNNNNNNNNNNNNNNNNNNNNNNNNNNNNNNNNNNNNNNNNNNNNNNNNNNNNNNNNNNNNNNNNNNNNNNNNNNNNNNNNNNNNNNNNNNNNNNNNNNNNNNNNNNNNNNNNNNNNNNNNNNNNNNNNNNNNNNNNNNNNNNNNNNNNNNNNNNNNNNNNNNNNNNNNNNNNNNNNNNNNNNNNNNNNNNNNNNNNNNNNNNNNNNNNNNNNNNNNNNNNNNNNNNNNNNNNNNNNNNNNNNNNNNNNNNNNNNNNNNNNNNNNNNNNNNNNNNNNNNNNNNNNNNNNNNNNNNNNNNNNNNNNNNNNNNNNNNNNNNNNNNNNNNNNNNNNNNNNNNNNNNNNNNNNNNNNNNNNNNNNNNNNNNNNNNNNNNNNNNNNNNNNNNNNNNNNNNNNNNNNNNNNNNNNNNNNNNNNNNNNNNNNNNNNNNNNNNNNNNNNNNNNNNNNNNNNNNNNNNNNNNNNNNNNNNNNNNNNNNNNNNNNNNNNNNNNNNNNNNNNNNNNNNNNNNNNNNNNNNNNNNNNNNNNNNNNNNNNNNNNNNNNNNNNNNNNNNNNNNNNNNNNNNNNNNNNNNNNNNNNNNNNNNNNNNNNNNNNNNNNNNNNNNNNNNNNNNNNNNNNNNNNNNNNNNNNNNNNNNNNNNNNNNNNNNNNNNNNNNNNNNNNNNNNNNNNNNNNNNNNNNNNNNNNNNNNNNNNNNNNNNNNNNNNNNNNNNNNNNNNNNNNNNNNNNNNNNNNNNNNNNNNNNNNNNNNNNNNNNNNNNNNNNNNNNNNNNNNNNNNNNNNNNNNNNNNNNNNNNNNNNNNNN
Above is a genomic segment from Coffea eugenioides isolate CCC68of chromosome 5, Ceug_1.0, whole genome shotgun sequence containing:
- the LOC113771981 gene encoding uncharacterized protein LOC113771981; the protein is MRSTRSRSGRVPSTGAGQTSGAQQDRISEEHGSQRTQPNNEEAIAKMAEFVTDNPNIFEELGRYLKRQGKEKAESSKRRPTKSPEVPSGEDSEDGRLSRSTSRRASSKATSKIASISRAFSRGLLGKRAEDPPRRPGGLASDYMRAPPFTDDINGEMVPPNFKLPNLHTYDGRGDPEDHLRAFISAFRLYCVPDAVICRAFPIFLHGTARKWFWSLEPGSISSLDELIDRFIHRFVSSRPITKTSAYLLNLQQGQGESLRSYAQRFNEENVQIPDQNEQVTIAAFTNGLVAGIFNTEIHRQYPRTLRELWERVDQGIRSEDVNRMKREAQASRTGQDPRRRKDTGRGEPGPSGTSNQPRDRRSVFDRIVKGRLSTSDAELTPLNSSRTHVLAVMRQNHLGRNPPEIPGRRDKRNSNLYCAYHRNVGHETEDCNDLKREIENLIRQGYLKQFVRKDGGFNRSVSHRENRGPRRDDRRDTNMHCRGPEDRREDKQPPRDGSPGYGPNIAGVINTIAGGPTGGDSQNSRKRTYRQAEMEVAEPSSRLSEVITYGPADPVPAASSNHEALVIEVLTNNYVVKKVYVDPGSSVDVLYYRTFESLKLTREQLTPVRTPLVGFGGHVVHPEGMLTLMVTIGRHPRCRTVPVSFAVVKADSPYNMLIGRPTLNALRAVYSTYHLSFKFPTSAGVAEVSSDVGAARECYLATIQAAVTPRPSPRSEEKRPAVLSIDCIDPQKAEEPNRLEPGDEVELVVMDEAKPDQVVQVGAGLPPPLKEEMISLIKDHRDVFAWSADEVVGVPPELMTHQLNVDPQARPVRQKRRHFGPERSQAISDEVDKLLPAKMIHEVQYPTWLSNPVMVKKDTGGWRMCVDFTDLNKACPKDCYPLPRIDALVDAAMGYEILCFLDAFKGYHQIGMSEEDQEKTAFYTDRGTYCYTTMPFGLKNAGATYQRLINRLFQNQIGRNVEAYVDDILVKSLATSSFLSDVREVFGVLRDSRMKMNPKKCVFGVTSGKFLGYLVSHRGIEANPDKVKAIQDMSPPRNIREVQRLNGRLAALNRFLSQSAEKALPFFKVLKNADQFAWTEECQAAFDQLKQYLHHLPTLASPRPEEKLYLYLSAADEAVSAVLIRDEGTQVPVYYVSRALRGPETRYTQVEKLVLGLVHAARRLKPYFLAHPISVRTDQPIRQILVRPEASGRLTKWAVELGEYDLSYEPRTAIKAQALADFLAELTFTEGPESTSALPEVSTSSLWTLYVDGSSNGDGCGAGLLLEGPQGEVCSYALRFDFPATNNEAEYEALIAGLQLARKLGAQQIHVRSDSQLVVRQVIGEYEAKDETMQRYLSKVHQLTSYFKSFEIQRIPRSQNKRADALSRLASTSFSDLNKTVLVEVLSEPGYVEEVACPVHSEETWMTPFILFLGQGVLPEDRAEARKIQRKAPRYALREGELYKRSYLGPWLRCVTPEAGREVLHEIHEGLCGAHIGHRMLAKKAMLLGYFWPSLRQDSQDLVLGCPSCQVHAPEHHQPSNFMVPITSPWPFEQWGTDIIGPFPKAVGGYTFLVTAVDYFTKWVEAEPLRTISGLAIQKFFWKCIICRFGIPQIIISDNGRQFAENPFKTWCENLGIKQHFTSVGHPQANGQAENFNRTLLHGLKTRLHQAGSSWVEELPSVLWSYRTTPRSATQETPFSLTYGAEAVIPAEILTPSPRLAAYAAEVNDEERQLDLDLVEERRNLASARIASYKNTLAHYYNARVKHRRFQPGDLVLRKNSISRAEPQGKLCPKWEGPYRVVESNLKGYCKLSYRDGSLVPRSWHAENLRLYYV